The following nucleotide sequence is from Buchnera aphidicola (Schlechtendalia peitan).
AATATTCCGAACATAACAAACATTGCTATAAAAAAATCCGGGAAACTATGTAATTCTGGAAAATACAACTATTTACACACTAAAAAAGCACATGATAGCATAATTTCTAAATTAGAAAAAAATAAAGAAGGAAAAAAAGAAATCCGATATCGACTAAAAGATTGGGGGGTATCAAGACAGCGTTATTGGGGGGTCCCTATTCCAATGGCAACGTTAAAAAACAATAATACTATTCCTATACCAAAAAAATATCTTCCAATAAAACTATCTAAACATAAAAATAACATGCATTCTTATCAAGAATTTTTACATTCACTTAAAAAAAGAACAATAAAAATTAACGGACAATTAGCAACATGTGAATCTGATACATTAGACACATTTGTAGAATCATCATGGTATTATGCTAGATACACTTGTACTCAATTTAATTTAGGAATGATAGAAAAAAAATCTGCTGATTATTGGTTACCTGTAGATTTATATGTTGGAGGCATAGAACATTCTACAATGCATTTGTTGTACTTTCGATTTTTTCATAAATTGTTAAGAGACTTTGGATTAGTTACATCAAACGAACCAGTAAAAAAATTATTATGTCAAGGAATGGTGTTATCTGATGCTTTTTATTATTTTGATAACAATAATTGCCAACGCTGGATTAATATCTCTCCCAATGATTATAAATATGACCTCGAAGGAAAAATTAAAAAAAGTTTTATATATCAAAAACAAACAATATTCCATGCAGGAATGATTAAAATGTCCAAATCAAAAAAAAATGGAATAGATCCAAAAAAAATGATTAATCAATATGGAGCAGATACAATAAGATTGTTTATTATGTTTTCTGCACCAGTAGAAACATCGTTAGAATGGAAAGAATCTGGAGTTAAAGGAATGTATCGATTTTTAAAAAAATTATGGACGTTTTGTTATAATTATATCCAAAAATACAAAACTTTAAACACACAAGTAAACTATCATAATCTAACTAACAACCAAAAAGAACTATATTTATTATTATGTAAAGTTATTAAAGAAGTAGAACATGATATTAGTCAAAAACAATCATTTAATACAGCAATTTCTAATATAATGAAATTAACTAAAAAACTCTTTGAAATATCTGTGCACAAAAACAATAATAAAGAACTAATACGAAAAACACTATTGTCTATTTTAAAAATGTTATATCCTTTTGTTCCTCATTTCAGTTATACATTGCTCAACATTTTATTGAAACAAGACAAAAACAAAAACAATATTAAATGGCCAAAAATTAGCGAAAATTTTACTCATAATGATACTAGTCTAATACTGATACAAATAAATGGAAAACTTCGTCATAAAATATTAGTCAATAAAAAATATAATAAACAAAATATTTTAAAAAAAATTTTAAAAGAACAAAAAATATTTAAATATACTAAAAATATGATAATTAAAAAAATAATATACATTCCAAATAAACTAATAAATTTAGTTATTGACTACTAACTAAAACTAAATATTATTTATATTCAAAATATATTCAAAAAATTTATATGAAATGTCACAATGATATTTATAATTAATAATATAAGTTTTAATATTGTATTATTTATAATTTTATATC
It contains:
- the leuS gene encoding leucine--tRNA ligase, producing MKETYIPQEIEKEVQKIWENNNEFSTVKDENKEKYYCLAMIPYPSGRLHMGHVRNYTISDVIARYQRMIGKNVLHPIGWDAFGLPAEIAAIQNNVNPYEWTRSNIQYMKQQLKSLGFSYDWNREITTCKSEYYKWEQWFFIELYNKKLIYKKKSWVNWCKTDKTVLANEQVVNGLCWRCNTKITKKNISQWFIKITNYAEELLNGLKDLSQWPEKVKKMQSNWIGKLSGIVINVKVDTMTETISIFTSQPEIIMGTTYIAISPSHKLSKKISRTNNDIHNFIKKKRNFKPCNSYLKKNSGIYTEKFALHPLTKKKVPIWIANYVSLEYGTEAILGIPAHNQNDLDFALTHKLKITPVILTEDGNIPNITNIAIKKSGKLCNSGKYNYLHTKKAHDSIISKLEKNKEGKKEIRYRLKDWGVSRQRYWGVPIPMATLKNNNTIPIPKKYLPIKLSKHKNNMHSYQEFLHSLKKRTIKINGQLATCESDTLDTFVESSWYYARYTCTQFNLGMIEKKSADYWLPVDLYVGGIEHSTMHLLYFRFFHKLLRDFGLVTSNEPVKKLLCQGMVLSDAFYYFDNNNCQRWINISPNDYKYDLEGKIKKSFIYQKQTIFHAGMIKMSKSKKNGIDPKKMINQYGADTIRLFIMFSAPVETSLEWKESGVKGMYRFLKKLWTFCYNYIQKYKTLNTQVNYHNLTNNQKELYLLLCKVIKEVEHDISQKQSFNTAISNIMKLTKKLFEISVHKNNNKELIRKTLLSILKMLYPFVPHFSYTLLNILLKQDKNKNNIKWPKISENFTHNDTSLILIQINGKLRHKILVNKKYNKQNILKKILKEQKIFKYTKNMIIKKIIYIPNKLINLVIDY